Part of the Motilibacter peucedani genome is shown below.
ACCAGCGCCGCGACGGCGGTGAGGTAGCCGTCAGCGGTGCGCCGGAAACGCTCCTCAGGGATCGGCAGGACCTCCTGCAGGGCGGCGCGGGAGTAGGCGTTGCCGCTCATCACCGGGGTGGTGTAGCGCCCGGTGCGCAGCAGGCTCTCGCGCACCTCGCCGGAGCCCAGGCGCGCCGCGGCCGGCGGGTTGGTGCGCCCGACCGGGGTGCCGTCGGCGTCGACCTCGTCGAGCCGCCAGTGGGCCTTCGCCGCGCCGGGCTGCCAGGCCGCCACCAGCTCGGCCGCCGCCTCGGGGTAGAGCTCGTCGTCGGAGTCGAGGAACACGACGATGTCGCCGGTGCAGGCGTCGAAGCCGGCGTTGAGCGCCGAGGCCTGTCCCCCGTTGGCCTTCGCCACGAGCCGGATGCGGTCGCCGTACGCGGTGGCGACGGCCACCGACTCGTCGGTCGACCCGTCGTCGACGACGACCACCTCGACCCGCGGGTAGGTCTGCGCGAGGGCGCTGTCGATGCTCAGCCCGAGGAAGCGCGCGTAGTTGTAGTTGTCGATGACGATGCTGACGAGCGGACCGGTGTCGGTCGCGGCCACGAGGCGCTCCGGAGGGGTGTCGGGACGGCGAGCAGACCGGCGAGGACCCACAGCGCGTGGGGGAAGCCGTTGTTGACGAAGTAGGGGTTGCTGATGTCCATCACGATGGTGCCGAGCACGATCGCGCTCATCGCGTGGCCCAGCGCCGACTCCTCCGGGCGCACGGAGCCCTCCGCCCGGCGGGCACGGGTCCA
Proteins encoded:
- a CDS encoding glycosyltransferase family 2 protein, giving the protein MAATDTGPLVSIVIDNYNYARFLGLSIDSALAQTYPRVEVVVVDDGSTDESVAVATAYGDRIRLVAKANGGQASALNAGFDACTGDIVVFLDSDDELYPEAAAELVAAWQPGAAKAHWRLDEVDADGTPVGRTNPPAAARLGSGEVRESLLRTGRYTTPVMSGNAYSRAALQEVLPIPEERFRRTADGYLTAVAALVGPVVAVERSLGAYRRHGANGWASSSIDARAIGGHVERELARYDELEKAAAVRGLDMEPDVGMRDQSGLRSRLASFRLDRAAHPAPGDRRSRLVLAGVRSMLASPEAGPRTKAAFAVWFVLVGYAPLPVARTLITWLYVPASRPSRRPR